One genomic region from Phycisphaeraceae bacterium encodes:
- a CDS encoding type II secretion system protein, producing the protein MTKGHSMIRNRAFTLIELLVVVAIIALLIGILLPSLGRARDAARGIVCASNQRSLAQGQMMYVNDNSDQYAGVNTSGAVYQSLRVIPGQGAVWGHTQLLHNTTSSTPTTTWDWISPVIGDSYSLSANRAERTQQIFNDLGCASATIYNDAVYPGGQRPADFAEFDQRAQSSGYRQVSYLSPASFQYYSNSLSPNEVPKPTQDSVTRLLRDPHGSPVVTPRSFSPRLPRVGTQPSNKVLFADGTRYYAFIGGQYILDFDPQTAPSFFSSFSDGGPIFKGSAPYGRDFLANTNWNIQLSARHPGQQINVAYFDGHISNMSMTEAWTDPNPWYPSQSLFNGFNATPESIEFMNNQSQGATEKRIY; encoded by the coding sequence ATGACCAAGGGACACTCCATGATCCGCAACCGAGCCTTTACATTGATTGAACTTCTGGTCGTTGTCGCCATCATCGCGCTGCTGATCGGGATTCTTCTGCCGAGTCTCGGCCGCGCCCGAGACGCTGCACGAGGCATCGTCTGCGCGTCCAACCAGCGCTCCCTGGCCCAGGGCCAGATGATGTATGTCAATGACAACAGCGATCAATACGCAGGTGTCAATACCAGCGGGGCCGTCTATCAGTCACTGCGCGTCATTCCCGGCCAAGGTGCGGTGTGGGGACACACTCAACTATTGCACAATACGACTTCTTCAACGCCGACCACAACCTGGGACTGGATCTCACCGGTCATCGGCGATTCGTACTCCTTGTCTGCGAACCGAGCCGAACGAACACAGCAGATCTTCAACGATCTGGGCTGCGCGTCTGCGACGATCTACAACGACGCTGTCTATCCGGGCGGCCAACGCCCCGCTGACTTCGCAGAGTTTGACCAGCGAGCGCAGAGCTCCGGCTACAGGCAGGTTTCGTATCTGTCGCCTGCGAGTTTTCAATACTATTCCAATTCCCTTTCTCCTAATGAAGTCCCGAAGCCAACCCAAGATTCCGTGACACGTCTCCTCAGGGACCCACATGGCTCGCCAGTGGTCACGCCACGTTCATTCTCACCACGTCTGCCCAGAGTAGGTACGCAGCCCTCGAACAAGGTCTTGTTCGCTGATGGTACACGCTATTACGCCTTTATCGGTGGTCAATATATTCTGGACTTCGATCCACAGACAGCGCCGAGCTTCTTTTCCAGTTTCAGCGACGGTGGCCCGATTTTCAAGGGCTCGGCGCCCTACGGGCGAGACTTTCTCGCGAACACCAACTGGAACATCCAACTCAGCGCACGCCACCCTGGACAACAGATCAATGTTGCCTACTTCGATGGCCATATTTCCAATATGAGCATGACCGAAGCCTGGACCGACCCCAATCCCTGGTATCCCTCGCAGAGCCTCTTCAACGGCTTCAACGCAACCCCGGAGTCCATCGAGTTCATGAACAATCAGTCTCAAGGGGCAACCGAGAAACGAATCTACTGA
- a CDS encoding endonuclease/exonuclease/phosphatase family protein has protein sequence MQTVAAWFMRVVLVLALAAALAACEFKKEIKHQGEPATPLPSAAQTPPVAADDDATQPLDAAQFLRFGRAEPLPKAPGSVRLATYNIENLFDDVDDPSLSGDQDDAAMTKPLANRIAAADALRRLDADIVALQEVESEAALRWFIDLHASDLGYEHIISLDAGDNRGIEQSVISRLPLSNPRQWLNEELGGVHPELYGTQPNWEAGNPIRFRRSPLAVDVTLPGDEIITLIVVHQKSGRHAGYWREAEARRIVAIAAEIQAQHPDRAMFILGDFNAEPTAASVQMYLDPATFGITGVGSSAPPAPWVCRFTGLSGPEIVSHASGRRIDLILSNAAASKMVVPDSAFVLGTTAAPEGIPFDVARELPGYASDHYPVSIDLQPQ, from the coding sequence ATGCAAACCGTTGCCGCGTGGTTCATGCGTGTTGTTCTGGTGCTCGCTCTGGCCGCTGCGCTGGCCGCCTGCGAGTTCAAGAAGGAAATCAAGCACCAGGGCGAGCCCGCGACGCCGCTGCCCAGCGCGGCCCAGACTCCGCCGGTGGCCGCTGACGACGACGCGACTCAGCCGCTCGACGCCGCACAGTTCCTGCGCTTCGGCCGCGCCGAGCCGCTGCCCAAGGCCCCCGGCAGCGTGCGCCTGGCGACCTACAACATCGAAAACCTCTTCGACGATGTCGATGACCCGAGCCTCAGCGGCGATCAGGACGACGCCGCCATGACCAAGCCGCTGGCTAACCGCATCGCCGCCGCCGACGCCCTGCGCCGTCTCGACGCCGACATCGTCGCGCTGCAGGAAGTCGAGTCCGAAGCCGCCCTGCGCTGGTTCATCGACCTGCACGCCAGCGACCTGGGCTACGAACACATCATCAGCCTCGACGCCGGCGACAATCGCGGCATCGAGCAGTCCGTCATCAGCCGCTTGCCGCTGAGCAACCCGCGCCAGTGGCTCAATGAAGAACTCGGCGGCGTCCACCCCGAGCTCTACGGCACGCAGCCCAACTGGGAAGCGGGCAACCCGATCCGCTTTCGCCGCTCGCCCCTGGCCGTCGATGTGACACTGCCCGGCGACGAGATCATCACGCTCATCGTCGTGCACCAGAAGTCGGGCCGCCACGCCGGATACTGGCGCGAGGCCGAAGCCCGCCGCATCGTCGCCATCGCCGCCGAGATCCAGGCCCAGCACCCGGACCGAGCCATGTTCATCCTCGGCGACTTCAACGCCGAGCCGACCGCCGCAAGCGTCCAGATGTACCTCGATCCGGCCACATTCGGCATCACGGGCGTCGGATCGTCAGCCCCACCGGCCCCCTGGGTGTGTCGGTTCACCGGCCTCTCGGGCCCCGAGATCGTCTCGCACGCCTCGGGCCGCCGCATCGACCTGATCCTGTCCAATGCCGCCGCCTCGAAGATGGTCGTGCCCGACTCGGCCTTCGTCCTGGGCACCACCGCCGCACCCGAGGGCATTCCCTTCGATGTCGCCCGCGAACTGCCCGGCTACGCCTCGGACCATTACCCGGTTTCGATCGATCTTCAGCCGCAGTGA